ACGATAAAGGCCTGCGGATGCCGCATGATCCCATCCATCCGCAAAGCGCGCCAGATATGGACATCGTCCGGCGTCGCCGCGCGGATCAGCGGGTCAGTCATCGTGCTTTGGCACGGATTTCGAAGGGGCCACGTAGGGTTTCGTCACGTCCTTGAGCGTCGCCTCGATCGCCTCGACCGACAGGCGGATCGCGCCGTCGCCTGCCAGCGTCAGCAGGATGTCCCCTGCCCCGTCCGCGCCCGCCTCGAACGTGACGGACAAGAGCGACAGGATCACGTCCCTGTCGGACCGGTCCACGCCCTGCGTCGCGACCGCGAGCACCGTGTCAAAGGCGAGTACGGCCTGCACCCGTTCCGGCGCGTGGCGGCCCTTGCCCCCGTCTTCCCATCGAAAGCGGTTCAGCAGGAGGCCAAAGCGGCGCGCCTTGCGGTCCCAGGTCATTTCCGTGACCGGGAACACCGCATCCTGTACCAGCGACGAGATGATTTGCAGGTCATCGCCGTCCAATGCACCCAGATTCAGCGGCGCCTCGCGCCCGTCTTCAAACCGTGCGTCTTCCATCAATCCCCCGCGATCCGTTCGATATTGGCACCCACGCCCGACAGCTTGCGCACCACATGTTCATACCCGCGGTCCAGATGATAGACCCGTGCAACGCGCGTTTCGCCCGTCGCCGCCAGACCGGCAAGGATCAGGCTGACACTGGCGCGCAGGTCCGTCGCCATCACGGGCGCCCCTTTCAGCGTGTCAACACCTGTGACCGTTGCGGTACCGCCGTGCACTTCGATCTCGGCCCCCATGCGGACCAGTTCGGGCGCGTGCATGAACCGGTTTTCAAAGATTTTCTCTTCCAGCACCGAGGTGCCTTCGGCGGTGCAGAGCAGCGCCATCATCTGGGCCTGCAGGTCCGTGGGAAACCCCGGGAACGGTTCGGTTGTGACGTCCACCGCCCGGATCCGCCCGTTCTTGCGCGCGACCTTGAGGCCGTTTTCCGTTTCCGCGACGCTGATGCCGGCGGCGTCCAGCTTTTCGCAGAACGCGCCCACGAGGTCGATCCTGCCGCCCAGCAACTCGACCTCGCCGCCGCAGATGGCAGGGGCCAGCATATAGGTGCCCAATTCGATCCGGTCCGTGACCACCCGGTGGGTGGCGCCGTGCAGCCTGTCCACACCCTGGATGGTGATGGACGGCGTGCCATCGCCCTCGATCTGTGCGCCCATGGCCCGCAGGCACGTGGCAAGGTCCACGATCTCGGGTTCGCGCGCGGCGTTGTTGATGACGGTCGTGCCCTTGGCAAGCGTCGCAGCCATCATGATGTTTTCGGTCGCCCCCACAGAGGCGAAGGGGAAATCGATCACCGCACCCTTCAGCGTGCCGCCGATCGCCCTGGCGTGCAGGTACCCGTCGCGCAGGTCGATCTCTGCCCCCATCTTGGCCAGCCCGTCGGTGTGGATATCCATGGGTCGCGCGCCGATGGCGCAGCCGCCGGGCAACGACACTTCGGCGTGCCCTTCGCGCGCGAGCAGGGGCCCGAGCACGAGGTTCGAGGCCCGCATCTTGCGCACAATGTCATAGTCAGCGCGGGTGTTGATGTCGCCGTGGGTCGACATCGCCA
The DNA window shown above is from uncultured Tateyamaria sp. and carries:
- a CDS encoding DUF2948 family protein: MEDARFEDGREAPLNLGALDGDDLQIISSLVQDAVFPVTEMTWDRKARRFGLLLNRFRWEDGGKGRHAPERVQAVLAFDTVLAVATQGVDRSDRDVILSLLSVTFEAGADGAGDILLTLAGDGAIRLSVEAIEATLKDVTKPYVAPSKSVPKHDD
- the murA gene encoding UDP-N-acetylglucosamine 1-carboxyvinyltransferase, whose protein sequence is MDSILVKGGGPLNGQIPIAGAKNACLTLMPATLLSDEPLTLTNAPRLSDIKTMTQLLASLGAEVTSLQDGKVLAMSTHGDINTRADYDIVRKMRASNLVLGPLLAREGHAEVSLPGGCAIGARPMDIHTDGLAKMGAEIDLRDGYLHARAIGGTLKGAVIDFPFASVGATENIMMAATLAKGTTVINNAAREPEIVDLATCLRAMGAQIEGDGTPSITIQGVDRLHGATHRVVTDRIELGTYMLAPAICGGEVELLGGRIDLVGAFCEKLDAAGISVAETENGLKVARKNGRIRAVDVTTEPFPGFPTDLQAQMMALLCTAEGTSVLEEKIFENRFMHAPELVRMGAEIEVHGGTATVTGVDTLKGAPVMATDLRASVSLILAGLAATGETRVARVYHLDRGYEHVVRKLSGVGANIERIAGD